In the Afipia sp. GAS231 genome, CACCGCCACATTGAGGGTCTTGGCAATGGTCTTGTTGCTTTTTCCCTTCATCAGGAGCGCAAGCACTTCAATCTGCCGATCGGTCAACCCGAGACCCTTGGGAGAGCCGCGCGTCACCAGCTTGTTTGTAAGCCGTGGAGACGTTGTTTCCTCAAGGATCTCCGAGGGAATGTAAATACCGCCGGAGAACACTAACTCAATGGCGTTGAGCATGACCTCACGTTCGGTAGTTTTCGGGATGAAACCCAGAGCGCCGAGTTTGAAAGCGAGCCTGACTGTATCTTGATCATCCGAGGACGAGAGAATGATGATGGCAATGGTCGCATAGCGGTCACGCAGTTCGCGGAGGACAGAGAAGCCATCTCGATCAGGTAAATTGATATCAAGCAAAATGAGGCTGATGTCGGGATGTTCCTCGACTATGCGCATTGCCTGACCGCCGTTCGAAGCTTCAAATATGGCGGCTTCTCGCTTCAGTTGTTTCAGGACAGCGTGCAGGGCGTCGCGAATTAATGCATGATCGTCGACAATAAGAACTTTCATAAGCGCTCTCCGTCATCCCGTTGCACGGAGATTTAATTGAAAAATCATACACCCACCTTCGGGTCCCTGGCGAGGAAGAAGGTGGCGGAAAACTGGCTCCCGAAACCGCCCTCAATGCTTGGCCTGACC is a window encoding:
- a CDS encoding response regulator transcription factor; the encoded protein is MKVLIVDDHALIRDALHAVLKQLKREAAIFEASNGGQAMRIVEEHPDISLILLDINLPDRDGFSVLRELRDRYATIAIIILSSSDDQDTVRLAFKLGALGFIPKTTEREVMLNAIELVFSGGIYIPSEILEETTSPRLTNKLVTRGSPKGLGLTDRQIEVLALLMKGKSNKTIAKTLNVAVPTVKNHITVVLKALSVTSRTEAVIKAGKMGWDLSPKSQS